In the Pectinophora gossypiella chromosome 24, ilPecGoss1.1, whole genome shotgun sequence genome, gtcgcaccaacatatttgacatttagtgagacttacagttcaatttgttaaaatagttaatgtgacatggtatcaaagtgtatacgtacatattaatgctcgtgaccgtacacgacctAATTAAGAGTATTCTAAACCGGCGACCATGTATGGGGATTTGGATGAAAGTGTACGAAGAGAAAATTATGTGTCAGGATGCGTAGTGGATAAATCGTGGTGGCTTTTGcctatctgcctaccccaataggaaaTAGTAGTAatctctttttctatcgtgagttgtgaggtgaattaccaacctcatcaaccctggtgtcagggttattattgagccgccaaaggcccctgacatggcttatgtaacgactacttacttacatcagtaagtagtaaccaggaccaacggcttaacgtgccttccgaagcacggaccatcttactttcggacaatcaggtgattagcctgtaatgtcctaaccaaactagggatcacaaagtgatttttgtgatgtgtccccaccgggatttgaacccgggcccTCGGGGGGATAGGAGTGATACATTTTGtacatttagtaaaagatttacgtacagctttgatgtttttttatatatatctgATAAGTAATagacgtttatagactctatgaacagatgacaggcttagatgcagtattgcagccacaacacgctgactaaggccagaatccagcaatgccacaacttgggcggcttctgtgggcgaagtatccatacgttttagaaaaaaaaccttttttcagacgtcccaaagtcacagtattgaaataaaaaacaaaaagtttaaggataggcgccaatttttagtttttaaacgctaaatgtactccaaccctaaacacacatttgtctcaaaacagtgattcatttcgtttataagataaacaaacgaaattctaattttgaatttagaattttcgcttattactgtaatggccaaactgccagctatacatttatgtattttttttcatcgtatgaattcttttttgtgttaaattcggacagaaacaatgaaaacggaagtgtttcgatttttttgatgagaagtgtagtaattaaatacattagtcagtaattcacttaatttttaataatataatttacgtccttggaatgttggagataccaatttaatggtaacacctacgtcatcaagggctagccATGGCGGCTTGAGCatacctgccgggtctgcatgacaaccgcgcgattcatattgagcgcttcgaccaatagccgtttgacgtccatctacgtagatagcattcgtatcgtttattggtccaaccgctcgatataattcgcgcccgcgttctcatgcagacccggcaggtcttcttataccatgagtgTCTTGAGTATATTAGTGAATAGTAAGAGTGAATTTCTTATATTTTTGATAggaatatatatctataatatcaagtataagtaatgcattataatctatgtaagtaCACAGATCATGTAAGtatcatagtatgttttctttattatatataagtaggtacgtagttgagtttggtgtgtccgtgggtcacgttcgataggtctcccataataccagcgccgcggcccgtgctaagcacgtgtcacgagTCACGGCATTacgctgagggagatcctttttttattttaggcgcctccattgtgtatttaatgtctgtaatatttgtctttttgtctttgtttttttttctattttttttttatttctgtaatgtaagtttgtaaatgtggcgtccaatatggaaataaatattttctttctttctttctttctttcttagtgaaacagtaagtacttagtagtaTACAGGTCACTGCAACTCTTAAAGCCTATTATTGGCATTCGACATCGGTCGGCCCTTGAACACGTTTGTCATCTCGCTCAGAGTCACACTGTACGAGAGGGGATATTACCACCTTGTAtctgtttacaaaataatactaTCGTTGCCTctgtaaaatatacagggtgtaagtgacaccgtaacgaaaactttgagggatgattcagaccatgattctgagttgaatcaAGTAGAATTccctgtcgcaaaatttattaaaattttattattatttttagattttttagtcCCAAATTGTGTTTTCAGCTGCGTAGAaccctaatttaaaataaataaataaaattgggtaattattaaaaaatatcaatgtAATAACCACGATaaataattacgtacctacaacttcagctgtgcacaggtgaatagccgcacgggtcaagggcaacgcgcgccaataaagtaggcattacgaactgatgttatttctttctctgtcaccaGCAGCATAAAAATGCTTCTCTCTtactctagtcgtcggctcgattCGGCCGTCTaatctatatttaaatatataaaaggagaaacttactgactgacatatcaacgcacagcctaaacggctaaacgtaggcgcttgaaatttggaagggacgtagcttaggtaccgtagaggtgcactaagaaaggaattcccgaattcccacgggaacgggaattaccGGGAAAATCcgtccacgcggacgaagtcgcgagcaaaagctagtattatatAGATTTGTTCACATTTCTATATGACCTGCGCTacctataccgggtgttagtgacacgtaacgaaaactttgagggatgattcagaccatgataccgagttgatatcaagcggaattttccgtcgcaaaagtatgcaactgaaaatattaaaaataactaaaattgtcataaattttctgacaggaaattccacttggtatcaactcagaatcatggtctgaatcatccccctcagtattcgttacggtgtcactaacgcccgTATGTATGTTCttctatggctacctgtatgttcTTGaacggggtgtaaatgacatcgtaacgaatactgagagggatgatacagctatcgcaaaagtatagaattgaatataatttaaaacaatacacaaaaagctacctgtaagtactgtctgttttctttgtatgtaggtacctgcctaACATACATAACGGGACTAACGCACAGCAATTTAGCCATTTAGCAATTTAGCGCACAATATAACCAAgcctaaaaaagaaaaaaagaaaggttAGGACCTTATTAAAAAGATAATATTAGGTGGTAGTAACAACGCCTGCAAATTCTATATTAGCAAACCGACAGTGCGCAACTTTGCTCGCCGTGCTCAAGAGGCTACTGACGCAGTCTTGGAGACAACCATACTATATTTATTACGTACGGAAACCCATGTCTGTCGTCCCTAACGGAGTCGACAGAGCCATAATTAACCAGATGATAACTTGTAGATACTTTTGTGTCTGGATGGAAggattttgaaatatttttttaatttgtataatgATGAATCTGGCaatatattacataacatacataaccagcctattacgtcccactgctggacacaagcctcccctcaatcaaccgaagggggtatggagcatactccaccacgctgctccaatgcgggttggtggaggtgtttttacggctaatagccgggaccaatagcttttcggacaatcaggtgattcaagcctgaaaagtccttaccaaacaaaggacagtctcacaaagtgatttcgacaatgtccctatcgggaatcgaacccggaccttcagatcgtgagcataacgctctaaccactagaccacggaggctgagaAATTCATATCGGGCGCCGACATTACCCTTCCGAGTCATCGCTACtggcgcggactgtctgtctccctcgcacttacgtgttGGTCGGTACGCGATAGGAATGAGaattttgtacgaagtgtccgtgTGAGTTATGGTTTAGCATCCCCATTACAAAAAGACTGCCTTTGCAACCATAACGGGACATAggtaatatgtatttatatatttgaagAGCaggcttctccgtgcttcggagggtccAAGAAATCGAAGATGACAGTTTAATTGATTGGGCAGTTTGAAGCATGAACATCAGACAAGGCTGTGTAGATTTCAAGGTATTGGCTACAGAAGAGATTAAAAATACTACTGTCAAAAAACGCAGTGCGTTCTAAATATTCTTTcctttacaagaaaattttgcATTATGTTGTACGAAATACGATATATGAAACGGTAGTAATAGAAAATATAGTTGATTTTGTGTTGattataaaaattaagtaatatcATGCCTTTGTTAtcgatttttataatttttaaattttattaacatCTTACTATAATCGTAATTGAAAAACCTTAACTAGTTTCGAAACGTTtcggtatttttatgtttacgatattttcattttgtaaaaatagttatttcCCTGCTTTATTACCCTcaaaaatgtgatttttgaagTTACTACCTTACAAATTCCTTCCTTTCCATAAACATTGGTATAAcgtattaattataatactaaaagTGAAATAGCGACAAACtgttctaaaataatttgtgttttaCAAGATTGTTCGCCGATTCAAAACCCCATACGATGGTGGAAAGTCAAAACAGTGATAAGTTTGAGATGCTGAACATTCTGAAGGTCGTATTAATCATCCTTAGCCTTCTTCTAGTGTATAATTACCACAAATCACCGCCCATTGTCGTGCGCATTCAGCATCCCAAATTCACCCTACTTGGGCCTTACAATACTACTGAATATGAAGTTGATGATGTTTATGACCAGCttattgatataaaaaacttCACGTTCAAAGTCAACCCACAACCCTGTACAGGGTACACATACGGTCTACTTTTAGTAGTAATTGTTGCATCTAAACCGAATAACTTTGACAAACGCACCATTATTAGAGAAACATGGGGACGCTCAACAGATTCTACTAAAGTCGTTTTCCTATTGGGAGATCCTGGTAACTTGACCCTGGCTAGGAAAATAGATAATGAAAGCTTAACATACGGAGATATTGTTCAGGGAAACTTCATAGATGCTTACCGTAATATGACGTACAAACACGTCATGGGCTTGAAATGGGTTGCCTATCATTGTCCAACGGCGAAGTACATTCTGAAAACTGACGATGACGTTCTGGTGAATTCGCATGAGTTGAGAAAGTTTCTGGGGAGAGAGCTGTCACCATGGGGTGCCCAGGATCTGATCACTTGTTCCGTATTGCGGCATGCAATAGTGCAACGAAGTTCTTCGTCGAAGTGGATGGTTTCTGAGGCAGAGTACACTGGGAAGTATTATCCAACATACTGTGCAGGTGAGTTAGTAAATCAGATTAGTTTTTCTTCTGGCTGGGTAATTGGACCTCATGAAAGAGGGATAAAGCTAGAGAGATGAGGGAGATGATATTTtagacaaaagtattttttatgccTTACTTAATGATTAATGGCTGGAGGAGAGATTGGGTGCCTTTTGGCAGATCCAGTATCCATAGCAGCAAGGcttgtatataaatactgtactgtCTCTTAGGAACAACAATCCCTGAACAGCATGGTGTACTGCTGTAATGGTGTTCTTTTGTAAAGTGatgatttcatcatcattaaatgCTGTAAACTGTGAGGatggcataaccaccaagataaaaaaaatgattaacgGTTGCTTTTTTTACTCCCAATCGAAAATTATAAAGATTttaatctgaaacaaaataactatAACAAATCTACTCACAGTAAAACAGTGATGCTGATTgtggataaaaaaatgattaagaaatattgaggtactatttctattaattaataaatatatgtcAATTTCAGGTTGGGCAGTCTTGTACTCCCAAGACGTAATCCCGAGACTCCTGACCGTAGCCCAGAACATTCCATACTTCTGGATTGACGACGTCCACATCACTGGAGTGGCAGCTGAGAAGATAATGGTAGATCGTACACCGCTGCTCAGTCTTATACTATCCAGTAGAAGGGTGAAGCTGTTAACATCAATGGGACCGGAGTACGCTGGTCAATTCCTATTCGGCCCACCGGATTTGAGTACCGATAAAATTACTGAGATTTGGAAAGCCATACCCGAGTGAGATTATAAGTTTAttcatttgttatttttaagttttaagttgTTGTTAGTTTTATGTCTATTGATAACCCACTATTGATCTTTGATCTTAAAAACGATCTAAATTATCCATAGGACAATAATCAGAAGTTATAGTGACTAACTATTGATactattagcatagaataaggaataatactacatacatcTATACAAAACCTGCCAAATATCAAACCTTGGTTTGATGGTGCTGGTTTGTCGAGGGGCACTTTAATTTCGGCATTTAGAGTTCGTTCTGGTCACATGCCACttaataaattttactttttaatgagGAAGAGGGACTCGCCCAATTGTACACGCTGTGGGACTGTCGAGGATCTTATGCATTTCTTGGTAGAGTGTGACCGGAACAAACAGATTAGAAGGAAATTATTCCACCAAAATCTACATGGAGGAGAGATTGTGTGCCTCTTGGCAGATCCAGTGTCCGTAGCGGCAAGGcttgtatataaatactgtactgtgtctCTTAGGAATAACAATCCCTGAACAGCATGGTGTAGTGCTGTAATGGTATTCTTTTGTAGATTgatgatttgatcatcattaaacgctctaaactatgaggctggcataaccaccaagagtggctcaagcctcgacaaaaattagattttaaaaaaaaaaaaaatacataatagaacggtaactctccgctccccaccagcggctgagctaggtttacctcaccccccctcgcaCATAGTTTGGTCTTCATTTTAAACTATGTATGTGCTatgtatggtgtcagacgtcacacacacatttgCACGTACagcaacgtcaatgtgtagtgtctgtgtaaaacgaggtgttgtgtatgaagtgttcggtgtGTGCTATTAGTTTTCCTTAGGGTTGCCATCTCTAAAATTTGGAAAACAGGACAAGACGCGTCAAAACCCCGGATTTTAGAGTCTGAAAGCCGGACATGTCAACAAGATCTTTTAGACatattcaatgtaataaaaaacagttgaaaatgtcataaatcaccttttttattcattcattattttaacaaaacataaacaaatcagcttttttaattcttgaaataagaaaacaaaaccttattaaaatattaaacaaaaacataaatatacttgGTTGTGAATATACTTGGTTCGTCAGTTGATCGTGGTGTGCGTGCGAGCACAGTGCGTTCTGGCGGGCggcccaatttttttttattaatttatttttttaatcccgGTCTACAAATTAAACCTTCCCCGGAGGCTCCCCGGATGCCCTCTAAACTAGGACAAATCCGGGAAAACCCGGACGGATGGCAACCCTAGTTTTCCTTCAACTACCAATAGGCAACAgcagtgtgggtacttagctcatcttgcgatggatgtacctctggctaacCCTATTgagaatatagtcatgagcttatgtgatGTTAAATAATGTGCCTATGGAAGTAATGGAGCATTCAAACTGGGGTTACAATAAGctttaaaagataaaaacattttgtaaCTTTCTATGTCTATAAGACCTACACATTCATAACTTGTTcagtttggaaggtcagacaggcagtcgcttctgtaagaaaccggacctgtcttttcagcttaggtaagtagaccgaaaaatatttgtttgtatttataaatcCATTTTATAGAAAAGACTGTCTTATTATGTCTGGGTCAAAGATATAAAATTCAAATCTAGAATTCATGTATTGTCAACGACAGCACGAAACcgcaccacaaaaaaaatataaacgacACCACAGTTGACAATACATGCTAGAATTCGAATCtagtctaaaaaaaatatacttgtataggtgtaccagaatctgatggcaaatggggaaataaaatttctatagtaagcaacactcgggtaattggatgaaaacgtcttgatactttttattttttacctattgacggacaatatggacattataaagtacttattgtatGCAATACAGTATTGCTTTCGTTCTATTTTTTGCCCTGTCGTGTCCAGTATTGTCCGCCCGGTCGTCTTGTGAACGCTAACGCCTGAATGTGAGTTTGTCTGTTTATCCACTCATCACGTCAAAACTAAGCAACGGATCGACTTGAGATTTTGTATGGAGATAAATGGAATGGAACATACGCTATTTTTTATCCCGGGAAAATAATTGCGGGATTTCTGAAAAACCTCTAGATTCCAACAGTTGCTTGAAGCGATAGATGTCGCTAGCGAAGCTGCGGGCAAAATCTAgctagtgtaggtaggtatatataaaaaaaaaacaaaatatttatgaaaagatcACTTATATCATGCTATTTCCAAATCAAAACTCTCCtggttatttgttttctttccaccTCTCTTCTTTTTACCGGGTGCACTAAATACACTTCCATTCGGTCTACCTTCAGCAATTATTCGTCGTATGGTAGTGCTAGGAACTCCTATAAACAGGTCACAGGTTAGTAACTAATAatataggaaaaatatattcaagtatTAAGACTAGTTAGTCCTACTTACCGGTCAACTTTGGACGCGATTTAAAATCGAAGATTGCGGTTGATCTCCAACTGCTTCTtcactaattttacaataaacaatgtaaacaatctTTCTTGCTTGTGATCGAAGTGGTTTTTTTCGATATTCTTATGAAATTCAGAATAGTTTCAAGGAATCTTTGGAAAATCTCAGTATTGTTGACAAAACATGTACTTCGACATGACAGGAGACAGTTTAATATTACCataggaaaatcaatattttttttactttttttatgccatcagatGCTGGTAGACctatagtttatttatattttatgttaacgATTATTTCACATGGCAACTAATTACTACATCTAAAATTTTCTTTTGTCCAATGTTGGTCTACTAAAAGTAACTCCAGTGCGAGTGCACCCTAAGAGTAAGAAAATGTATGTGCCTGAAATGTGCTAAGTAAGTCagtaaaaaactttatttcctatattaattatgtacacagCAATGGTAATTATAGGTCGTAAATTCGGTAACGTATTTACCTAAACTTGTAGAGTTAAAAAACTACTCTAAACTAGGGCAACCCTAAAGTAGAGCAACCCTTTAGTTTACTAGGTTAAGGCAACCCTAAATTAGAACAACCCTAAACTAGGGCAACCCTAAATTAGAGCAACTCTTAACTAGGGCAACCCTAAATTAGAACAACCCTTAACTAGGGCAACTCTAAATTAGAACAACCTTTAACTAGGGCAACCCTAAAGTAGGGTAACACAAAACTAGGGAAACCCTAAACTAGGGTAACCCGTTTTTAGGACTCCTGGTCTCTTCTAGAACCAATAgattttaaatctcattgtgtaTTTATATAAGTGTCATTTATAAATACCTATTCCACCTAATTTTCATTTGACAGTTCAACTAGTGCCGTCCCTCACTGACAATAAGGGCAAGAAAGAGATAGGGCTACTTTTGGTTCTGTCAAATTAAGATATTTATTACTCAACAATGTGATTGTATTGTGTCCAATGTAACATGATGGACCGTAATGGCGATGATCTATCTATCACTAAAGAGTGTGGGGGGTCCTTCGTAAATATATATgagtatattataatacttagacCCACTCCAATTATATTTCTGACTATAACTAATCAGGAGGAAGTCACGAAAGTAAAAAACGCTTAGTGAGTTTAGAAACTGTATTGTCCAGTAAACACTGATTACAAATTATGAGGAACACCGGGAAATAACACGCGGTTATATTAAATACAGGCAGTGTACCTAGCCTGATGACGGAACGGGAGAGACTGCCAGCCACAGGGCCACGTTGCCGTTGCTTGTTACCAagaaatctaattttattttaggttatatctgtcattttcttatccgccgaaaaggaaagggacgggtaatcgacaagcataaaatttatggaacacacgtcaattttaagcacattttaagcacaaatctaaaacaaccgtctaaaaattcgcccgggttattcatttatttactcattcttcctaaaattaagagctgtcaatcatccgtccctttccttttcggcggataagaaaatgacaggtataacttaaagtaaaattaagagatgtctgcaggaatcggggccattgtaaaaTGTAATGAAACGTGTCGCTACAAGTGGGAatgtttgtattgtaaaatctctttaatggcaaggacactggctgcttttcaaATAACTTACTCCCAAGACGTAATCCCGAGACTCCTGACCGCACTTTCTTGCACTCATTTCCTATCTGCCTAGAGGGTACGTAGTAAAGCtcttttaacatatttttttatgtcccAACTTTGGGTACATTCCGAGGATATATCGCTGTTAACTATAAGGTCCACGATACCGGATTTAGTATCAAAATCTTCAGATTACTTGGGTATGTCTACCCTAATAAGCGCTAtgagcgtgaatttatgtagtGTGTATATACAACTGGTGCTTAATGgaaaaagattttaaaatatacaactTATAATATAATTGTGTATCGGTGAGTGTGAGCAGGAGCTTCACGAGTCAATTCCGCCCACTCCATTTCACAGCTGGGCAAttagacgtcggcaggcatttcatccttatgttgagGTTATTCCACCAaaccgcactaaacgtttcgcctcttcctttttgatgcgaacagcaaagggctggaactgtctgccgtcgtctggttttccaactcgttataatattggagtcttcaaggctagagtgaatcggcattaccatcaggtgagattgtggtaaaacgtgagcctattttatttaaaaatgaaataaccATGCTtgcatttgatttttttatttgttatttatagtcATGTTGTTAAATGTTTAATCGAAATCGGGTTGAGTAGTAAAACGAC is a window encoding:
- the LOC126377750 gene encoding beta-1,3-galactosyltransferase 5-like; the protein is MVESQNSDKFEMLNILKVVLIILSLLLVYNYHKSPPIVVRIQHPKFTLLGPYNTTEYEVDDVYDQLIDIKNFTFKVNPQPCTGYTYGLLLVVIVASKPNNFDKRTIIRETWGRSTDSTKVVFLLGDPGNLTLARKIDNESLTYGDIVQGNFIDAYRNMTYKHVMGLKWVAYHCPTAKYILKTDDDVLVNSHELRKFLGRELSPWGAQDLITCSVLRHAIVQRSSSSKWMVSEAEYTGKYYPTYCAGWAVLYSQDVIPRLLTVAQNIPYFWIDDVHITGVAAEKIMVDRTPLLSLILSSRRVKLLTSMGPEYAGQFLFGPPDLSTDKITEIWKAIPE